One Qiania dongpingensis genomic window carries:
- a CDS encoding ABC transporter ATP-binding protein → MSKLEAKHLGIRFGGLQAVKDFNLTMESGELVAIIGPNGAGKTTTFNMLTGMYLPTEGELALDDISMVGKMPYEINEMGLSRTFQNIRLFSSLSVMENIRIAMKREAKYSFFEALFRTKKYKLAEKQINEEATELLKLFEMEDVAGLQAKNLPYGEQRKLEIIRALAGKPKILLLDEPAAGMNPTEIEEVMGIIAKVRKMYDVSILLIEHHMSMVMKIADRILVLDFGETIAEGTPEEIQGNPKVIEAYLGKGGADEDE, encoded by the coding sequence ATGAGCAAGCTGGAAGCGAAGCATTTGGGAATACGCTTTGGCGGCTTACAGGCTGTAAAGGATTTCAACCTCACAATGGAATCCGGGGAATTGGTGGCTATCATCGGCCCCAACGGAGCCGGTAAGACGACGACCTTTAATATGCTCACGGGGATGTATCTGCCCACGGAGGGAGAACTGGCGCTGGACGATATCTCCATGGTGGGGAAAATGCCCTATGAGATCAATGAAATGGGGCTGTCCAGGACCTTCCAGAATATCCGGCTGTTCAGCAGCCTGAGCGTAATGGAAAACATACGGATCGCAATGAAGCGGGAAGCAAAATATTCCTTTTTTGAGGCGCTGTTCCGAACAAAAAAGTATAAGCTGGCCGAAAAGCAGATCAATGAGGAAGCCACGGAACTTCTTAAGCTATTTGAGATGGAGGATGTGGCAGGTCTTCAGGCAAAGAACCTGCCTTATGGCGAGCAGCGAAAACTGGAAATTATCCGTGCTTTGGCGGGGAAGCCTAAAATACTACTTTTGGACGAACCAGCGGCCGGCATGAATCCGACGGAGATTGAGGAGGTAATGGGCATCATCGCAAAGGTTCGGAAAATGTACGACGTATCGATCCTGCTGATCGAGCACCACATGAGCATGGTAATGAAGATCGCGGACAGGATTCTGGTACTGGATTTTGGAGAGACTATTGCAGAAGGGACGCCGGAAGAGATTCAGGGCAATCCCAAGGTAATTGAAGCATATCTCGGGAAAGGAGGTGCGGACGAGGATGAGTGA
- a CDS encoding ABC transporter ATP-binding protein produces the protein MSDLSIQNLHVSYGSVNAVRGVSFEVHEGEIVTLIGANGAGKTTMLRAISGLEKAKEGSILYGGADLTKLPAHKIVEQGIVHIPEGRRIFSNLTVYDNLIMGAHLRKDTGEVKADLEDCFDIFPRLKERSGQLGGTLSGGEQQMLAIARGIMTHGKTMLLDEPSMGLAPLVVEEIFEVIKRINRRGTTILLVEQNANIALKNADRAYVLETGTIVKDGSAKDLLHDPSIRAAYLGC, from the coding sequence ATGAGTGATTTATCAATCCAGAATCTCCATGTATCATATGGCAGTGTCAATGCTGTCAGGGGCGTAAGCTTTGAAGTACACGAGGGCGAGATCGTGACGCTGATCGGAGCGAACGGCGCGGGAAAGACGACCATGCTCCGTGCGATTTCCGGGCTGGAAAAGGCAAAGGAAGGCTCAATCCTGTACGGCGGCGCCGATCTTACAAAGCTGCCGGCCCATAAGATCGTGGAGCAGGGAATCGTACATATCCCCGAGGGGCGGAGGATCTTTTCGAATCTGACCGTATACGATAACCTGATAATGGGGGCTCATCTCCGAAAGGATACCGGAGAGGTTAAGGCAGATCTGGAGGACTGCTTTGACATTTTTCCCCGCCTTAAGGAAAGATCAGGACAGCTTGGCGGAACACTTTCCGGCGGAGAGCAGCAGATGCTGGCAATTGCCAGGGGGATCATGACCCATGGAAAGACTATGCTCCTGGACGAGCCTTCCATGGGACTGGCGCCGCTTGTGGTGGAGGAGATCTTTGAAGTCATCAAACGCATTAACAGACGGGGGACAACGATTTTACTGGTGGAGCAGAACGCAAATATCGCCCTTAAAAATGCGGACAGAGCATACGTTCTGGAAACAGGCACTATCGTCAAGGATGGCAGCGCAAAGGATCTGCTGCATGATCCCTCGATTCGCGCGGCATATCTGGGATGCTGA
- a CDS encoding pyridoxal phosphate-dependent aminotransferase, which yields MATSLNPYVLSAPNSKIRTVFNKVDGKEGLVKFVLGEPNFDTAPNIIAAAEKALEAGHTHYVANAGIFELRKAISDKMQRDNHIYYDPQTEIMVANGGTEAIWLSMQAIIEPGDEVLVPGPYWSPYPSLVKLLHAVPVVVPMLEEDGFMYNIENLRKAVTPRTKLLILNTPCNPTGGMADLQLLKEIAALAKERDFYVMSDEVYEKLVYDGNEHVSLASLPGMKERTITVNSFSKSYAMTGWRVGYVMSDAKIIKYCNKLHELEASCTNVPAQWGAVEALTGDQAVVDFMLGEYTRRRRMIVDGLNAIKGISCVAPKGTFYAFANMKGANMCSDEFCNRLIDEAGLVVIPGDAFGEYGEGYVRMSFAVSDETIIEGLNRLDMFMSKLSI from the coding sequence ATGGCTACTAGTTTAAATCCGTATGTTTTGTCGGCCCCTAATTCTAAGATCAGAACAGTATTTAACAAGGTGGACGGAAAAGAGGGGCTTGTAAAATTTGTACTGGGTGAACCCAATTTTGATACGGCTCCCAATATTATTGCTGCCGCGGAAAAGGCGCTGGAGGCGGGACATACACATTATGTTGCAAATGCAGGAATTTTTGAACTTCGCAAAGCAATCTCGGATAAAATGCAGAGAGACAATCATATATATTATGATCCCCAAACAGAGATCATGGTTGCGAACGGAGGAACAGAGGCGATCTGGCTGTCGATGCAGGCAATCATAGAGCCGGGAGATGAGGTGCTTGTCCCCGGACCCTATTGGTCCCCGTATCCGTCTCTGGTCAAACTGCTGCACGCGGTGCCGGTGGTCGTCCCGATGCTCGAAGAGGATGGGTTCATGTATAATATCGAGAACCTGAGGAAGGCGGTGACGCCAAGGACAAAGCTGCTGATTCTCAATACCCCTTGTAATCCGACAGGCGGCATGGCTGATCTGCAGCTTCTGAAGGAAATTGCAGCTTTGGCAAAAGAGCGTGATTTTTATGTTATGTCGGACGAGGTGTACGAGAAGCTGGTATATGACGGAAACGAGCATGTCAGTCTGGCCTCTCTGCCGGGAATGAAGGAAAGGACCATTACGGTCAACAGCTTCTCAAAGTCCTATGCTATGACCGGCTGGCGCGTCGGTTATGTCATGTCAGACGCTAAAATCATCAAATACTGCAATAAGCTGCATGAGCTGGAAGCTTCCTGTACCAATGTTCCTGCTCAGTGGGGAGCTGTTGAGGCGCTGACAGGGGATCAGGCTGTTGTTGATTTTATGCTGGGAGAGTATACGAGACGGCGCAGGATGATTGTTGACGGCCTTAATGCCATAAAAGGGATCAGCTGTGTAGCGCCTAAGGGAACCTTCTATGCTTTTGCGAATATGAAAGGAGCCAATATGTGCTCCGATGAATTCTGCAATCGCCTGATCGACGAGGCCGGTCTGGTGGTGATTCCCGGTGATGCCTTTGGTGAATACGGAGAGGGATACGTCCGTATGTCCTTTGCCGTATCGGATGAAACTATTATAG